In Saccharomyces paradoxus chromosome XVI, complete sequence, the genomic stretch GTGTGAAGGGATTAAAACTTTAGGTAAACCGGCTGTCATTAAGGAAATCCCGATCACTGtatatgattttttctaattttctCAAACCGACGAGTGTGCGGCTGATGTTCCATCGCGGTCGGCGaactaaaatttttcagtgtATTCAATATTGTATAgctttttatataatcagAGTTTAAAATTTGGCGGTGCTCCTATATTTTACTCATAATtccctcttttttttccagtgTGGTTAGCTTATCGTGGCATGGACTATGAATTATAataattttggaaattcGAACAGTGATGGACATTCTAGGCTTCCCAAACCTACATACTCCGGAACACTATCAGATGGTTATGATGAATCGAAAACTAAAAGGCAAAAGACAGAGTCTGCTTTTAATGGAGCTTATTCACCCAGTCTGTATTTGAACTCTTCACATTACGAAAACTCGTGGAATACCGGTTACACTCCTCAACTTCATCCCTTCACCCCCCATAATCAATATTTCCATCCAACACCACCATCGACTCAGtacaatttttcaagtcctCCCGATTATACAAGAAATTGCATACCTCcagtaaataaaaatgtacCATATTCGCCTGCATTCAACTTATCGAAGCGGCCATCATCGTATTGTGAAAGCGCTCAATCCCTAAAGGATAATAACGATTACCAGAGGTCAATTAATTATGAAGATATTGCGATTTCAACAGCAAAGGAAAGGTACTTGGTTGTACAGGAAAAGGGACAAAAAGACAAGCTTATGAATGAAATAAGTTTAGTGCCATCAAGCGAGAACCAAACATCCGTGAAGCCTGCGAAAATTCCAAGAAAGGATATAAGGTTGGCAAATTTCAGTACGAAAGATGAGCACAATGTGGGACtagatgaggaagaagatgatgaggaATTAGAATCAGAGGGCTTGGGAAAGGTGGTTTTGGTTCCTGGAACTTCTATAGCATTAATTACTGATGAAGATGTTAAAAAGTGGAGagaggaaagaaaaaaaatgtggCTGCTGAAAATCTCCAATAACAAAAGGAAGCATATGCAAGACATGGGCATAAAGGAAGACGAATTGAAGAATCAGCCCAGCATTTTCAAAGAGtcaaggaaagaaaagcaatttATACAGAGTATTCAAAATCAGGTACAGAGAGGAAATCCGAAGATTGACTTGAACTTAAAATTGATACAGCGAGAATTTGCGAACGAAAATTCTCAACTCTTAGATTTCATAAGCGAACTGGGAGATGCCGGCTTACTGGAATATGAGTTATctcaagaagaaaaagatgtCCTTTTTGGCACCTCTgaagataataataaaaataattaCAAACCAAATTacagaaataaaaaagcCAATCTGAATAGAAGTAACTTTCCTAGGAATAAGTAACAGAACAGCACATATTGAAACGCATGGGAAAAGTTCATGAAAACGTCGATGAAAAAGATTACGCCaggtaaaaataaatactgtttttttcaaagtaaTGGATATATGGGCCTAATTCTGAAGAGCTTTTACCGCTAGGTTACTTAAAACAGTCGTTACAGCAGCACCGAGAAATGAACCGAAAATAGCACCTTGGTAAAATGTGCCTTTATTCTCCTTCTCTGTTTTGCTTTCAGAAGCgtcttttttcttacttTTCGGACGTGACTTCGTGGGAAATGTTGTCGTTTTGCGCTTCCTAACTCTACCAGGCGACACGGCCTTCTTAATGTGATATTTACTATCAATTGATGGCTTTTCACTAGACAGTTCCGTATTGTTGGATTTGTTTATATGAAAGTTATCAGCAAGTTTCGAACTGGCTTCTGTTACTTTATGCGTTCTAGACTTTGCGTGGTCGTTCTCTCTCTTCAGTGGATTCGGTGCAGTATTGTCTTTCTTCACAGCTgacatttttgaagaaatatttaTGTATGTTTATTGGTTATTTTATGTGCTCACAAATTTATCTTGAGACAAGGTGAGATGTATCTATTCTAAGTATTTTAAATATGTTTATGAATGCAGGTCGATTATTTTAACTCTATATGATGTCGGTTTTACGACTATTTATACTCAAAATAGTTGATATACCTGTCTCATTTCTGTTTTGCCTTCATTTAAGTACGGTTCAACAAGTGCACTCTTGTGCACTGAAGTTTAACCTATTGTAACAAGAATTGTGTGAAATGGAGTATTTTAGtcattatttgattttatttcGACGCCTCGCGCTCCTAGGAAGCGGCCCGATGACCTGTCTGAAACAAATATAAATCGAATAGCCAATataattttcaaacttgTTTTATGTGGCAACTTTGCGATGTCTAGACAGAAAATCACGCCTGTACGGGCTTATGTATCTCCAGAATTGGAGGACCAACATCCCACTAGGCTCTTCCTTAAAGCGAGCGGATTGTGTAAGGGTGTTTATGTGAAGACACACtataaggaaaatgaaatagCTCTGATTACATTATAATGCATTCACTTTTCTCAGTTTCAgaagtttttgttttgagaAGGTTGTTTCTTCGCTTAACAGTGTCTTTTTTGACTGGTGCGTGTATtcctgatttttttttatgggaaagatttttcctttttgtttccaATTTTGTAACAcgttcttgttcttgttcttgtaATTGTTTGGCTAGTTCTTTATCGTTTTCAATCTGCTGAATTTCTCCAAGCAGCAGATTTTCCGTTCCAAAATTACGTTCAGTCTCAGTTAATAATTGCTGTCCATCTACTTTTGCAGTACTAAAATTACCAGCAAAAAAAGCATCACCTGAGCCGTCCACAGAATCTAAAGATTGCCATACGATGTCTTTACAATTCTTGTAACCAAAGTCTGTAACCAATGTGTATAATTGATCTTTGTATTTATACAGTGTACAAAAATGATCATTTCTGAATAAAATAGAGAATGTGTTGTGTGGCAACGTTTCTCTTAAGTGAAGGAGTCCAAAGGCGGTCAATTGCGTCG encodes the following:
- the RSA1 gene encoding Rsa1p (Protein involved in the assembly of 60S ribosomal subunits~similar to YPL193W) encodes the protein MNYNNFGNSNSDGHSRLPKPTYSGTLSDGYDESKTKRQKTESAFNGAYSPSLYLNSSHYENSWNTGYTPQLHPFTPHNQYFHPTPPSTQYNFSSPPDYTRNCIPPVNKNVPYSPAFNLSKRPSSYCESAQSLKDNNDYQRSINYEDIAISTAKERYLVVQEKGQKDKLMNEISLVPSSENQTSVKPAKIPRKDIRLANFSTKDEHNVGLDEEEDDEELESEGLGKVVLVPGTSIALITDEDVKKWREERKKMWLLKISNNKRKHMQDMGIKEDELKNQPSIFKESRKEKQFIQSIQNQVQRGNPKIDLNLKLIQREFANENSQLLDFISELGDAGLLEYELSQEEKDVLFGTSEDNNKNNYKPNYRNKKANLNRSNFPRNK
- the PRM3 gene encoding pheromone-regulated protein PRM3 (Protein required for nuclear envelope fusion during karyogamy~similar to YPL192C), producing the protein MSAVKKDNTAPNPLKRENDHAKSRTHKVTEASSKLADNFHINKSNNTELSSEKPSIDSKYHIKKAVSPGRVRKRKTTTFPTKSRPKSKKKDASESKTEKENKGTFYQGAIFGSFLGAAVTTVLSNLAVKALQN